One segment of Niabella beijingensis DNA contains the following:
- the dtd gene encoding D-aminoacyl-tRNA deacylase has translation MKVVIQRVSEASISIDGTIFSSIGRGLLVLAGIEDADTEEDISWLSQKITQLRIFDDTDGVMNRSVKDINGAVLLVSQFTLQASTKKGNRPSYIKASKPDIALPVYEKMICRLEEDLGKKISTGMFGADMKVQLINDGPVTIIIDSKNKE, from the coding sequence ATGAAAGTGGTTATTCAAAGAGTGTCGGAAGCGTCCATCTCCATTGATGGCACTATTTTTTCATCCATCGGAAGAGGACTGCTGGTTTTAGCAGGCATTGAGGATGCCGATACTGAGGAAGATATCAGCTGGCTGAGCCAGAAGATTACCCAGCTGCGGATCTTTGATGATACCGACGGTGTTATGAACCGGTCTGTAAAAGACATCAACGGCGCCGTGCTGCTGGTGAGCCAGTTTACCCTGCAGGCTTCCACCAAAAAAGGGAACAGACCTTCTTATATAAAGGCCAGTAAACCGGATATTGCCCTGCCGGTCTATGAAAAAATGATCTGCCGGCTGGAAGAGGACCTGGGTAAAAAAATAAGCACCGGAATGTTCGGGGCGGATATGAAGGTGCAGCTCATCAATGATGGCCCTGTTACTATTATTATTGATTCAAAAAACAAAGAATAA
- a CDS encoding YihY/virulence factor BrkB family protein, with amino-acid sequence MAFKHAWNITKQTVEEIFTNRVFKLSAALAYYTIFSLPGLLIVIIWIGDSFFADALLSHSSHADVQNSLYKQIEGFIGTTYASQIWQTINNAAHFPNKALAKIIGVLTLIFGATGVFAEIQDSINMIWRLKARPKKGKGWLKLLLDRLMSFSVVVSLGFLLLVSLLVNGLMELLTSQLTRIIPESQRVLAYVSNLAITFLITSILFGMIFKVLPDAKIKWRAVRAGAIVTALLFMGGKFLISYYLGHNKMSSAYGAAGSVIVILLWVYYSAIILYIGAVFTRVYAIHHNMHIYPSQYAVWVEHVEVENKDSIQNLHNDPVVAKTAEEHRLENIYIDTPGDKEEDR; translated from the coding sequence ATGGCTTTTAAACATGCATGGAATATCACAAAGCAAACCGTTGAAGAGATCTTTACCAACCGTGTTTTTAAGCTAAGCGCAGCCCTGGCCTATTACACCATCTTTTCGCTGCCCGGCCTGCTGATCGTGATCATCTGGATCGGCGACAGCTTTTTTGCAGATGCACTTTTGAGTCATAGCTCACACGCGGATGTACAAAACAGTTTGTACAAACAGATAGAGGGATTTATCGGCACCACCTATGCCAGCCAGATCTGGCAAACCATTAATAATGCCGCCCATTTCCCCAATAAAGCGCTTGCAAAAATAATCGGGGTGCTCACGCTTATTTTTGGTGCCACAGGAGTCTTTGCAGAGATTCAGGATTCGATCAACATGATCTGGCGGCTGAAAGCACGGCCCAAAAAGGGAAAGGGATGGCTGAAGCTGTTGCTGGACCGGTTGATGTCCTTCTCTGTAGTGGTCAGTCTGGGCTTTTTACTGCTGGTTTCCCTGCTGGTCAATGGTCTGATGGAACTACTTACAAGCCAGCTTACGCGTATCATTCCTGAATCGCAACGGGTGCTGGCCTATGTTTCCAATCTGGCTATTACCTTTTTGATCACTTCCATTCTGTTTGGAATGATCTTTAAAGTACTGCCGGATGCTAAGATAAAATGGCGTGCGGTACGGGCCGGCGCTATTGTTACAGCACTGCTTTTTATGGGCGGAAAATTTCTGATCAGTTATTACCTGGGCCACAATAAAATGTCGTCTGCCTACGGCGCTGCCGGCTCTGTTATCGTCATTCTTTTATGGGTTTATTACTCAGCGATCATCCTTTATATAGGGGCCGTCTTTACCCGTGTTTACGCTATTCATCACAATATGCACATCTACCCCAGCCAGTATGCCGTTTGGGTAGAACATGTGGAAGTGGAGAATAAGGATTCCATACAAAACCTGCATAATGATCCGGTAGTGGCAAAAACCGCTGAGGAACACCGCCTGGAGAATATCTACATAGACACACCCGGGGATAAGGAGGAAGACCGTTAA
- a CDS encoding FAD-binding oxidoreductase encodes MAAKKITAEHITAFKQIVGAANVIVDTESLEFYAHDETETLHFVPDVVVKPGSAEEVSELFKICNRDLIPVTPRGGGTGLSGGALAHLGGVVLSTERLNRILDIDERNLQVTTEPGVITEVLQNTVKEKGLFYPPDPSSRGTCFIGGNIAENSGGPKAVKYGVVKDYVLNLEAVLPTGEIIWTGANVLKNVTGYNLTQLLVGSEGTLAVVTKIVLKLIPLPKYDLLMLAPFASLEKASEAVSAIFRAGFNPSALELVEIDALKIVSRMVDSYAVPVNDEIAAHLIVEVDGNNLDVLMQEMEQIAGLLEQYEAGELFFADDAQQKEELWKLRRRTAEAVKSSGYTIEEDTVVPRAELPKLIKGVKALGQAHNFHAVCYGHAGDGNLHVRIKKEGNKNSLNDPEMNAVLRELFKLVKSLGGTISGEHGIGLIQKTYMDIVFEERQIQLMRDIKKAFDPNNILNAGKIFDAGA; translated from the coding sequence ATGGCAGCGAAAAAGATCACAGCTGAACACATAACGGCTTTTAAGCAGATAGTAGGCGCAGCAAATGTTATTGTAGACACAGAATCCCTGGAATTTTACGCGCATGATGAAACAGAAACCCTCCATTTTGTACCGGATGTGGTGGTAAAACCCGGCTCGGCGGAAGAGGTTTCGGAATTATTTAAGATCTGCAACCGGGACCTGATCCCTGTAACGCCCCGGGGTGGTGGCACCGGGCTTAGCGGTGGTGCCCTGGCGCACCTGGGTGGAGTGGTACTTTCTACTGAGCGCCTGAACCGGATCCTGGATATCGACGAACGGAATCTTCAGGTGACCACCGAACCTGGCGTGATCACGGAAGTGCTGCAGAATACGGTAAAAGAAAAAGGATTGTTCTATCCCCCCGATCCCAGCAGCCGCGGCACCTGCTTTATAGGCGGCAATATCGCGGAGAACAGCGGTGGCCCCAAGGCGGTTAAATATGGCGTGGTAAAGGATTATGTGCTCAACCTGGAAGCGGTATTGCCAACGGGCGAGATCATCTGGACCGGTGCCAATGTGTTGAAAAATGTTACCGGTTATAACCTGACCCAGTTGCTGGTGGGAAGCGAAGGCACACTGGCCGTGGTTACCAAGATCGTTTTAAAACTGATCCCCCTGCCCAAATATGACCTGCTGATGCTGGCGCCCTTCGCCTCGCTCGAAAAGGCAAGTGAAGCGGTGAGTGCTATCTTCAGGGCCGGATTTAACCCTTCTGCGCTGGAGCTGGTGGAGATCGATGCGTTAAAGATCGTAAGCCGGATGGTGGACAGCTATGCGGTTCCTGTAAATGATGAAATAGCGGCACACCTGATCGTTGAAGTAGATGGGAATAATCTGGATGTACTGATGCAGGAAATGGAGCAGATCGCAGGACTGCTGGAGCAATATGAAGCAGGCGAGTTGTTTTTTGCAGATGATGCACAGCAGAAGGAAGAACTCTGGAAACTGCGCAGAAGGACTGCCGAAGCGGTAAAGTCGTCCGGTTATACGATTGAAGAAGATACGGTGGTACCGCGCGCAGAGCTGCCCAAACTGATAAAGGGTGTAAAAGCACTGGGGCAGGCGCATAATTTTCATGCGGTGTGCTACGGACATGCAGGAGACGGTAACCTGCACGTGCGCATCAAAAAAGAAGGAAATAAAAACAGTCTTAATGACCCCGAAATGAATGCGGTGCTGCGGGAATTGTTTAAATTAGTAAAAAGTTTGGGCGGTACCATCAGCGGTGAACATGGCATCGGGCTGATACAAAAGACCTATATGGACATTGTATTCGAAGAGCGCCAGATACAGCTGATGCGGGATATCAAAAAGGCATTTGATCCCAACAATATCCTGAATGCCGGCAAGATATTCGACGCCGGAGCCTGA
- a CDS encoding nucleotide pyrophosphohydrolase: MTIQEAQTTVDHWIKTVGVRYFSELTNMAILTEEVGELARHLSRIYGDQSYRREEDREKAPQLMADEMADVLWVLICLANQTGVDLTAALEKNFEKKNIRDASRHLNNKKL; encoded by the coding sequence ATGACCATTCAGGAAGCACAGACAACCGTGGACCACTGGATCAAAACAGTTGGGGTCCGTTATTTCAGCGAATTAACGAATATGGCGATCCTGACCGAGGAAGTGGGTGAACTGGCCCGGCACCTTTCACGTATTTACGGCGATCAGTCTTACCGCAGGGAGGAAGACCGTGAAAAAGCACCGCAGCTGATGGCAGATGAAATGGCGGATGTATTGTGGGTACTCATCTGCCTGGCCAACCAGACGGGCGTGGACCTGACAGCCGCACTGGAAAAGAATTTTGAAAAAAAGAATATCCGGGATGCATCCAGACATTTGAACAATAAAAAATTGTAG
- a CDS encoding lipopolysaccharide biosynthesis protein, with protein sequence MSGIKQLAGQTIWYGFSNVMARLLNFLLTPILTYLMVDSKGVKEYGDFSLLYAWIGVANIVYTYGLETGYFRFSNHADIGQKKLFNTTFGSHIVSTFILSAVLIFYSEPISKFLEIGKFPEIITITALIIAFDTLATIPFAKLRQENRPRRYAFIKVFGIVVNILLVLLFVYFIPKYYKDTDNFLISWVLHQNRVTLLVIANMMQAFFVFLFLLPEWKRFRFEWDWDLWKQIIRYSTPMIIIGLAGMVNEVMDRQLLKSFLPYSPDENMRIVGIYSANYKISIFITMFIQAFRMAGEPFFFRQKKAENAKYTYAKVMKWFVITLCIAYLFTGLYLHIWQYMIGKEYRQGLYIVPILLMANVFLGIYYNLSAWYKLTDMMYWGIIITVIGAVITFVGNYLFIPKYEMYAGATVTMICYGAMVVMAFLTGQKYYPIPYAWKKLVAYLVITVLLFLINKTVVSFISNFWLKTCSATLFMFVFLFLVGRIEKNELKNLPVIGKLLG encoded by the coding sequence TTGAGCGGCATTAAACAACTGGCAGGACAAACGATATGGTATGGCTTTAGTAATGTAATGGCCAGGCTGTTAAACTTCCTCCTGACTCCTATACTGACCTACCTGATGGTGGACTCAAAGGGGGTTAAGGAATACGGTGATTTTAGCTTGTTGTACGCATGGATCGGGGTGGCAAATATTGTCTATACCTATGGATTGGAAACCGGCTACTTCCGGTTTAGTAATCATGCAGATATTGGACAAAAAAAGCTGTTCAATACGACATTCGGTTCCCACATTGTTTCCACGTTTATACTAAGTGCAGTTTTAATATTCTACAGCGAGCCGATCAGTAAATTTCTTGAAATCGGAAAATTTCCGGAGATCATTACCATCACTGCGCTGATAATAGCATTTGATACTCTGGCCACCATCCCCTTCGCCAAGCTAAGGCAGGAAAACCGGCCGCGCCGTTACGCCTTTATTAAGGTGTTTGGTATTGTGGTAAATATCCTTTTAGTACTGCTGTTTGTATATTTTATTCCTAAATATTATAAGGATACAGATAATTTTCTTATCAGCTGGGTTCTACATCAGAACAGGGTAACGCTGCTGGTGATCGCAAATATGATGCAGGCTTTTTTTGTATTTCTTTTCCTGTTGCCGGAATGGAAGCGCTTCCGGTTTGAATGGGATTGGGATCTTTGGAAACAGATTATCCGTTACAGTACCCCCATGATTATTATCGGCCTGGCGGGTATGGTAAACGAAGTTATGGACCGGCAGTTGTTAAAAAGCTTTCTGCCTTATTCGCCGGATGAAAATATGAGAATCGTAGGTATCTATTCTGCCAATTACAAAATCTCTATTTTTATCACCATGTTTATTCAGGCATTCCGTATGGCCGGTGAGCCTTTTTTCTTCAGACAGAAGAAAGCAGAGAATGCAAAATATACCTACGCCAAAGTGATGAAATGGTTTGTGATCACGCTTTGCATCGCTTATTTGTTTACAGGGTTATATTTACATATATGGCAATACATGATCGGTAAGGAGTACCGGCAGGGGCTGTATATTGTTCCGATCCTGTTAATGGCAAATGTGTTTCTTGGTATCTATTATAATCTTTCTGCCTGGTACAAGCTTACGGATATGATGTATTGGGGCATTATCATAACGGTGATTGGTGCAGTCATTACATTTGTGGGCAATTATCTGTTCATCCCCAAATATGAAATGTATGCCGGCGCCACTGTTACAATGATATGTTATGGAGCGATGGTGGTAATGGCCTTTCTCACGGGGCAAAAATATTATCCGATCCCCTATGCCTGGAAAAAACTTGTAGCGTACCTGGTGATCACGGTGCTGTTATTTTTGATCAACAAAACTGTTGTATCATTTATTTCTAATTTCTGGCTTAAAACGTGCAGTGCGACGCTGTTTATGTTTGTATTCCTGTTTCTTGTGGGAAGGATTGAAAAAAATGAGCTTAAAAACCTGCCCGTTATTGGAAAACTACTTGGCTAA
- a CDS encoding XRE family transcriptional regulator, which produces MSVANKNLKYLRKLRGLTQDEFANKLHIKRSLLGAYEEGRAEPRLEVLETVSDLFKLTLDELLRKDLSETTENYLAKRRAIKLSDTAAKIPFVPVKAAAGYLNGYADHEFIDELNTFTLPMVSGGNYRAFEISGDSMLPTPSGSIIVGEKVEAMDHVKNNTACIVVSKNDGIVYKRVQKNGKTKNKLMLMSDNPTFQPYSISSEDVLEMWEAQFIISKTNTLQSWNVGQLVNIVADLQQEVAGMKKKIN; this is translated from the coding sequence ATGTCAGTTGCCAATAAAAATCTGAAGTACCTGAGAAAGCTCAGAGGATTGACACAGGATGAGTTTGCGAACAAACTGCATATTAAGCGTTCGCTTCTCGGTGCTTACGAAGAAGGCCGTGCTGAACCCCGCCTTGAAGTACTGGAGACCGTTTCCGATCTTTTCAAACTTACACTTGATGAACTGCTGAGAAAAGATCTGAGCGAAACCACCGAAAATTACCTGGCCAAACGGCGTGCGATCAAGCTCTCAGACACAGCAGCCAAAATACCGTTTGTTCCCGTAAAAGCAGCAGCCGGTTATCTGAATGGCTATGCTGACCATGAATTTATTGATGAGCTGAATACATTTACCCTTCCCATGGTATCCGGTGGTAATTACCGGGCCTTTGAAATTTCGGGGGATTCCATGCTGCCCACACCCAGCGGCTCCATTATTGTAGGCGAAAAAGTGGAGGCGATGGATCATGTAAAAAACAACACCGCCTGCATTGTGGTATCGAAAAATGACGGCATCGTATACAAACGGGTACAAAAGAACGGAAAGACAAAAAACAAGCTCATGCTGATGAGCGATAATCCTACTTTTCAACCTTATTCGATCAGTTCTGAAGATGTATTGGAAATGTGGGAGGCTCAGTTTATCATTTCCAAGACCAATACCCTTCAAAGCTGGAATGTAGGCCAGCTGGTAAATATTGTAGCCGATCTTCAGCAGGAAGTTGCAGGCATGAAGAAGAAAATTAACTGA
- the recG gene encoding ATP-dependent DNA helicase RecG — protein sequence MFVKKQPISDNQNILSSPVGYLKGVGPQRAELLQKELNVFTFNDLLHHYPFRHVDKTKLTLVGTLVPGEEYVQVAGILSPFELIGEKRGRRLIAQLKDKTGVLELVWFQSIQLIQKMLHPGQAYLVYGKLSFFMGKPQMVHPEMEAWDPEKLKGRDYLEPVYPSTEKLKAKNLGGRQLGKLTATLVQHLTERELPENLPQPMLEALRLMPRAEAYRNIHFPKTTALYEAAVRRLKFEEIFFAQLRMNLLRWERHRFSKGVVFEKVGEFFNRFYRECLPFELTNAQKRVLKEIRVDTGRGKQMNRLLQGDVGSGKTIVALLNMLLAADNGFQAVLMAPTEILARQHYQGIKELLEPLPVEVAILTGTTKGKERRALLGQLAAGTIHILVGTHAVIEDPVQFRNLGLVIIDEQHRFGVAQRARLWDKAPIPPHVLVMTATPIPRTLAMTAYGDLDYSVIDELPPGRKPIQTVHRYENDRSLVMDFLKAEIELGRQVYIIFPLIEESEKLDYENLMQGYEEVKTYFSEPQYWISMVHGKMPALQKEENMRRFVTHDTQIMVSTTVIEVGVNVPNASVMLIESAEKFGLSQLHQLRGRVGRGAEKSYCVLLTGKKLGNEARERMKIMTSTSNGFVIAEKDLELRGPGDIEGTRQSGALSFKLIDIVNDRPMVEAAKQECEKILKDDPDLSKPEHRTIREFLKTQKGKTAWSKIS from the coding sequence ATTTTTGTTAAAAAACAACCTATTTCTGACAATCAGAACATATTATCAAGTCCCGTCGGATATCTTAAAGGCGTGGGGCCGCAGCGTGCAGAACTTTTGCAGAAGGAGCTGAATGTGTTCACGTTCAATGACCTGCTGCATCATTACCCTTTCCGGCATGTAGATAAAACAAAGCTGACCCTGGTCGGTACCCTTGTTCCGGGCGAAGAATATGTGCAGGTGGCCGGCATCCTTTCCCCGTTTGAGCTGATCGGCGAAAAGAGAGGACGGAGGCTGATCGCGCAGCTGAAAGACAAAACGGGCGTGCTGGAGCTGGTATGGTTTCAAAGCATCCAGCTTATCCAGAAAATGCTCCACCCGGGTCAGGCTTACCTGGTTTACGGGAAGCTGTCTTTTTTTATGGGCAAGCCCCAGATGGTGCACCCGGAGATGGAAGCCTGGGACCCGGAAAAACTAAAAGGCAGGGATTACCTGGAACCGGTATATCCTTCCACAGAAAAATTAAAGGCAAAAAACCTGGGCGGCCGCCAGCTGGGTAAGCTTACGGCAACCCTTGTACAACACCTCACCGAACGGGAACTGCCGGAAAACCTTCCGCAACCAATGCTGGAAGCGCTGCGGCTGATGCCGCGGGCGGAAGCCTACCGGAACATACATTTCCCGAAAACAACAGCGTTGTATGAAGCGGCCGTACGAAGGCTGAAATTTGAAGAGATCTTTTTTGCGCAGCTGCGTATGAACCTGCTGCGCTGGGAACGGCACCGCTTTTCAAAAGGCGTGGTGTTTGAAAAAGTAGGGGAGTTCTTCAACCGGTTCTACAGGGAATGCCTGCCTTTTGAACTGACCAATGCGCAAAAGCGGGTATTGAAAGAGATCCGGGTAGATACGGGGCGCGGAAAGCAGATGAACCGCCTGCTGCAGGGGGATGTGGGAAGCGGAAAGACCATTGTGGCGCTGCTGAACATGCTGCTGGCTGCGGATAACGGCTTCCAGGCCGTATTGATGGCGCCTACCGAGATCCTCGCCCGGCAGCACTACCAGGGCATTAAAGAATTGCTGGAGCCATTGCCGGTGGAAGTCGCCATTTTAACCGGTACCACCAAGGGGAAGGAACGCAGGGCACTGCTCGGGCAGCTGGCAGCGGGAACCATTCATATTCTCGTTGGTACACATGCGGTAATTGAAGACCCGGTGCAGTTCCGCAACCTGGGACTGGTGATCATCGACGAACAACACCGGTTTGGAGTGGCACAGCGGGCAAGACTCTGGGATAAAGCACCCATCCCGCCGCATGTACTGGTAATGACGGCCACTCCCATTCCCCGGACCCTGGCCATGACCGCCTACGGCGACCTGGATTACAGTGTGATTGATGAGCTGCCACCGGGAAGAAAGCCCATACAGACCGTGCACCGCTACGAGAACGACCGCAGCCTGGTGATGGACTTCCTGAAGGCCGAGATTGAATTGGGAAGACAGGTATACATTATTTTCCCGCTGATAGAGGAAAGCGAAAAACTGGATTATGAAAACCTGATGCAGGGATATGAGGAAGTAAAGACCTATTTCTCGGAGCCGCAATACTGGATCAGCATGGTGCACGGAAAAATGCCCGCACTCCAGAAAGAAGAGAACATGCGGCGTTTTGTGACACACGATACCCAGATCATGGTTTCCACCACGGTAATCGAAGTAGGAGTGAACGTTCCTAATGCCTCCGTTATGCTGATCGAGAGTGCGGAAAAATTTGGTCTCTCGCAGTTGCACCAGTTGCGCGGCCGGGTGGGGAGGGGCGCCGAAAAAAGTTATTGTGTGCTGCTGACCGGTAAAAAACTGGGAAATGAGGCCCGTGAAAGGATGAAGATCATGACCAGCACCAGTAACGGCTTTGTGATCGCGGAAAAGGACCTGGAGCTGCGCGGCCCGGGAGATATTGAAGGTACCCGGCAGAGCGGGGCGCTTAGTTTTAAGCTGATCGATATTGTTAACGACCGCCCCATGGTTGAGGCCGCCAAACAGGAATGCGAAAAAATCCTGAAAGACGATCCGGATCTGTCAAAGCCGGAACACCGGACGATCCGGGAGTTTCTGAAAACGCAAAAAGGCAAAACCGCCTGGAGTAAGATCTCCTGA
- a CDS encoding J domain-containing protein — protein MAGTLKNFYETLGVPRSATDEQIKTAYRKLILKFHPDKNVGDVYFEDWSKKIIEAFEVLSDPQLRAEYDQVYDEHRRAAGRNFRESASRPEQQPAPEPGETASGPGETPGAEADAAPEPVAEETEEADAETAALAAINEQLPAYLNAKQEYLKAERDLKKARQQVPAPKNSYRLPLMILCLLVIAASVVWLINMPPATEKVAVAPEGTVSDISGRFIVAADKAYFFKDPQNQVRTNEYLTKGNKITVSKKYRNFYYAVFQSIANPDYKLTGWVKEEDLQPLEE, from the coding sequence ATGGCAGGGACATTAAAGAATTTTTACGAAACACTGGGTGTGCCGCGCTCCGCAACGGACGAGCAGATAAAAACGGCCTACCGGAAACTGATCTTGAAATTTCATCCCGATAAGAATGTAGGAGATGTATATTTCGAAGACTGGTCAAAAAAGATCATCGAAGCATTTGAGGTGCTGAGCGACCCGCAATTACGGGCCGAATACGACCAGGTGTATGATGAACACCGGCGGGCTGCCGGAAGAAATTTCAGGGAATCCGCATCGCGGCCCGAACAGCAGCCGGCACCGGAGCCTGGGGAAACGGCATCCGGACCTGGTGAAACACCCGGCGCTGAAGCCGATGCAGCGCCCGAACCGGTTGCTGAGGAAACAGAAGAGGCAGATGCCGAAACAGCCGCACTGGCGGCAATCAATGAGCAGTTGCCTGCTTACCTGAACGCCAAGCAGGAGTACCTGAAGGCAGAGCGGGACCTGAAAAAGGCCCGGCAGCAGGTTCCGGCTCCCAAAAACAGTTACCGCCTGCCGCTGATGATCCTTTGCCTGCTGGTGATCGCCGCATCAGTTGTATGGCTCATTAATATGCCGCCGGCAACGGAGAAGGTTGCGGTGGCCCCGGAAGGAACGGTAAGCGATATCAGCGGCAGGTTTATCGTGGCGGCAGATAAAGCCTATTTTTTTAAAGATCCCCAAAACCAGGTGCGCACGAATGAATACCTGACAAAAGGGAATAAAATAACCGTTTCAAAAAAATACAGAAATTTCTATTATGCTGTTTTTCAAAGTATTGCAAACCCGGACTACAAGCTCACCGGCTGGGTGAAGGAGGAGGACCTGCAGCCGCTGGAAGAATAG
- a CDS encoding ABC transporter substrate-binding protein: MKKLSLFILLAFCNALVVTAQVNPGQRHKMALFTPLYLDAAFGSDGSYNYNGRSFPKASIPGLEFYHGASMAIDSLDKLNIPLDIYIYDSRSAKQSLESQVNKAAADGVELIIANCAISELDKLSKLAASKKITLINAIVPNDGNVRDNPYFVVMNPTLPTQGEQIYAYLKKNYPNQQIVYLTRKGASENYLRSVFETLNKLDRTTAMHIKFTDVRDSLSPAQIAANFAKGRSSLFVIGSLDNSFSEKLLGQLSRLSKTYPQITVMGMPTWDNLNFSKYKGLNLVYSNPFYNSRTDMTSRNIVNYYNTKMYARPSDLVFRAYDLTYRFGRLISQYGKDNMAAALASKEHRVFYDYDIQAVSKTNKIDYYENKKLYFLEYSNGSLRAVK; this comes from the coding sequence ATGAAGAAATTATCATTATTTATCCTCCTGGCGTTTTGTAATGCCTTGGTGGTTACTGCACAGGTAAATCCCGGTCAGCGTCATAAAATGGCCCTGTTTACCCCGCTATACCTGGATGCCGCCTTTGGTTCCGATGGTTCCTACAACTATAACGGCAGATCATTTCCCAAGGCTTCCATACCCGGCCTGGAGTTTTATCATGGGGCATCAATGGCGATCGATTCGCTGGATAAACTGAATATTCCGCTGGATATATACATTTACGACTCAAGGTCAGCAAAGCAGTCTCTCGAAAGCCAGGTCAATAAAGCAGCAGCCGACGGGGTGGAGCTGATCATTGCCAACTGTGCCATCAGTGAACTAGATAAACTTTCGAAACTCGCGGCTTCCAAAAAGATCACCCTGATCAATGCGATCGTTCCCAATGACGGAAATGTAAGGGACAATCCCTATTTTGTAGTGATGAATCCCACGCTGCCTACACAGGGAGAACAGATCTATGCCTACCTGAAGAAAAACTATCCCAATCAGCAGATCGTTTATCTTACAAGAAAAGGAGCTTCAGAAAATTATCTCCGGTCGGTTTTTGAAACGCTGAATAAACTGGACCGCACAACAGCCATGCATATAAAATTTACGGATGTAAGGGATTCGCTGTCGCCGGCGCAGATCGCCGCCAATTTTGCAAAAGGACGCTCCTCCCTGTTCGTGATCGGTTCGCTGGACAATAGTTTTTCCGAAAAATTGCTGGGGCAGTTATCAAGGCTCAGTAAAACATACCCGCAGATCACCGTAATGGGTATGCCCACCTGGGATAATCTTAACTTTTCCAAATACAAAGGGCTGAATCTGGTATACAGCAACCCGTTCTATAATTCCAGAACGGATATGACGAGCCGGAACATTGTCAATTATTACAATACGAAAATGTATGCCCGCCCTTCAGATCTGGTATTCCGGGCCTACGATCTCACCTACCGCTTTGGCCGCCTGATCAGCCAGTATGGGAAAGATAATATGGCCGCTGCGCTGGCCAGTAAGGAACACCGGGTTTTTTACGACTATGACATCCAGGCAGTAAGCAAGACCAATAAAATTGACTACTACGAAAACAAAAAACTCTATTTCCTGGAATATTCCAATGGCAGTCTGCGTGCCGTAAAATAA